A DNA window from Allokutzneria albata contains the following coding sequences:
- a CDS encoding HNH endonuclease signature motif containing protein, with product MKHHLTQGEDYKATGDALLERMKDWETLAALVLAAATDTATEAESQGLHTEHSCRNVAVLLRSKVKLEPAEAQRRTRLVHELPKLAATRERMYAGEISGRHALVISDAVKRVPADRREEAEQYLARVAPTMHPRDLMVAGKYLRSVLDPDGTFRDEQEAVARRELRMASDQDGSLHIKGVFPLIAGQKIKTVLDALAKPRTVDGEKDPRTAGQRYADAFEEVIDLAMATRDLPETGGRRPTVVVTMDFEKLLAMLGSGTTATGDRASAGLVRQTCCDAGIIPTVLGGDSEPLDLGRERRTASVAQRKALAVRDKGCAFPGCDRPPAWTEAHHVWHWIDGGPTDLDNLVLLCVYHHHVMHEDEWTIVFEHGIPSVIPPRWIDVEQKPLRNIRVDYPLTL from the coding sequence ATGAAACACCATCTCACACAGGGCGAGGACTACAAGGCGACCGGTGACGCGCTGCTGGAGCGGATGAAGGACTGGGAGACCCTCGCGGCCCTGGTTCTCGCCGCAGCCACCGATACCGCGACCGAAGCGGAATCCCAGGGCCTGCACACCGAGCACAGCTGTAGGAACGTGGCGGTTCTGTTGCGGTCGAAGGTGAAACTCGAACCCGCCGAAGCCCAACGGCGCACCCGTCTGGTGCATGAACTGCCGAAGCTTGCGGCGACGCGGGAGCGGATGTACGCCGGGGAGATCAGCGGCCGACACGCGCTGGTGATCTCCGACGCCGTCAAGCGTGTCCCTGCTGACCGTCGGGAGGAAGCCGAGCAGTACCTGGCGCGGGTGGCGCCGACGATGCACCCGCGTGACTTGATGGTGGCCGGCAAATATCTGCGCAGTGTCCTCGACCCCGACGGCACCTTCCGCGACGAACAGGAAGCGGTGGCTCGTCGGGAGTTGCGGATGGCCAGCGATCAGGACGGGTCCCTGCACATCAAAGGTGTCTTCCCTCTGATCGCGGGCCAGAAGATCAAGACTGTGCTGGACGCGCTGGCGAAACCGCGCACGGTCGATGGGGAGAAGGATCCCCGGACGGCGGGGCAGCGGTATGCGGATGCGTTCGAGGAGGTCATCGACCTGGCCATGGCCACCCGGGATCTGCCCGAGACCGGGGGACGGCGTCCCACGGTGGTGGTGACGATGGACTTCGAGAAACTCCTGGCCATGCTCGGCAGCGGTACCACCGCTACGGGCGATCGGGCCTCGGCCGGGTTGGTGCGGCAGACGTGCTGCGACGCCGGGATCATCCCCACCGTCCTGGGCGGGGACAGTGAACCTCTCGACCTCGGACGGGAACGACGGACCGCCTCGGTGGCCCAGCGCAAAGCACTCGCCGTGCGGGACAAGGGATGCGCCTTCCCCGGATGTGATCGGCCACCGGCGTGGACGGAAGCTCATCACGTATGGCACTGGATAGACGGCGGACCCACCGACCTCGACAACCTCGTCCTGCTCTGCGTCTACCACCATCACGTCATGCACGAAGACGAATGGACAATCGTCTTCGAACACGGGATACCGAGCGTCATTCCACCTCGGTGGATCGACGTGGAGCAGAAACCCCTGCGCAACATCAGGGTCGACTACCCACTCACGCTGTAA
- a CDS encoding SDR family NAD(P)-dependent oxidoreductase yields MDENKTYSRRRLLTTGGVAAGAGAVAGLAAGVALVQGGAPTPNITPSAARRFTGKVVVVTGATSGIGRAAAVRFAAEGGKVGFCGRRENLGREVEREIRAAGGEAMYVRADVRSEEDVRRFVDRVASAYGGLDVCFNNAGITNQKPLHEFTSAEWDDVLGTNLRGVFLAMKYQIPHLLRRGGGNIVITSSGNAKLSGADRSAYAASKSGLVGLVQSASLDYAMQGIRINTVLPGTVNSEFTRRAGGAMDLPDPVWDAMAATWAKSNVRGLRRMATPDEVAAFVLSVASADFPYLTGSHLSIDGGTGTA; encoded by the coding sequence GTGGACGAGAACAAGACATACAGCCGTCGCCGCCTGCTGACCACCGGCGGCGTCGCCGCGGGCGCCGGAGCCGTCGCCGGGCTCGCCGCCGGAGTCGCCCTCGTGCAGGGCGGTGCCCCGACGCCGAACATCACGCCGTCAGCCGCGCGGCGCTTCACCGGCAAGGTCGTCGTGGTCACCGGCGCCACCAGCGGCATCGGCCGCGCCGCCGCCGTGCGCTTCGCCGCGGAGGGCGGAAAGGTCGGCTTCTGCGGCAGACGCGAGAACCTCGGCCGCGAAGTCGAGCGCGAGATCCGCGCGGCGGGCGGCGAGGCCATGTACGTTCGCGCCGACGTACGGTCCGAAGAGGACGTCCGGCGCTTCGTCGACCGCGTCGCTTCGGCCTACGGCGGACTGGACGTCTGCTTCAACAACGCCGGGATCACCAACCAGAAACCCTTGCACGAGTTCACTTCCGCCGAATGGGACGACGTGCTCGGCACCAACCTGCGCGGCGTGTTCCTCGCGATGAAGTACCAGATCCCGCACCTGCTCCGGCGCGGCGGCGGGAACATCGTGATCACTTCGTCCGGCAACGCGAAGCTGAGCGGCGCGGACCGGAGTGCTTACGCCGCTTCGAAGAGCGGTCTCGTGGGGCTCGTGCAGTCCGCGTCCCTGGACTACGCGATGCAGGGCATCCGGATCAACACCGTGCTGCCCGGCACGGTGAACTCCGAGTTCACGCGGCGGGCCGGCGGGGCGATGGACCTGCCGGACCCGGTGTGGGACGCGATGGCGGCGACGTGGGCGAAGTCGAACGTGCGCGGCCTGCGCCGGATGGCGACGCCGGACGAGGTGGCGGCGTTCGTGCTGAGCGTGGCTTCGGCGGATTTCCCTTATCTGACCGGGTCTCATCTGTCGATTGACGGTGGCACTGGGACTGCTTAG
- a CDS encoding helix-turn-helix transcriptional regulator: MYGRERERRRISEVVEHGGALVLRGPAGVGKSTLLAEVPATLRACGVEAEVELAFSGLHQLLGPLLDRLDDLPESQADALRRALGLATGETTDLLVCAAVCALLRAAEPQVVVIDDAHNVDRASMRALLFTARRLHGSRTAMVFGVRDLDTGDLPELTLTGLDDEAAARLLPDLAPATRAVLLRATGGNPLALLELKPDRAVLDALATGTVPLGEALQNAFTDRIAALPQPQQDALLVAAAECAGRPETIMAACAELGVRVDAVPEFSHPLMRSAVYRAANAERRREVHSALSTVETGTTARLHRALATTKANEPLAAELEADAADCTARGGLGASISVLTEAARLSETPEARNRRLAAATYAAWKSGHPELVAQDRVSTRLRGLIERYSGDQVTAFEYLSRASKSLWDNEPEQAADMAFLAGDAAVHAGLLDEAIAVMTEVAERATDLGYRNFGRWLADWSATAPEPWEVFDAAPQAIRRSGAHRWLVPMAISMRGPHLRQAREFGLEAVADLREHGMLAIHAVPLYWLAEMEFRLGLWDEGTAHAAESLRAAKDAGQRPGEANAHALLALFAAGRGEAGECRRHSAKALEAALLVRDRLAAARATWALALLDQALGEHEAAEERLATLAHDLVARQAQQRSDEHPFDRARTALERGQELRRNKRVKEARGPLRLAVDLFDSLGAAPWAERARAELRACGAPNGRSAGELTPQEWEVARLAAAGLSNREIGERLLLSPRTVGYHLHKIFPKLGVARRSQLRAALADTR, encoded by the coding sequence ATGTACGGCCGGGAGCGCGAGCGGCGCCGGATCAGCGAGGTCGTGGAGCACGGGGGAGCCCTGGTGCTGCGCGGCCCGGCCGGGGTCGGCAAGAGCACGCTGCTGGCGGAGGTGCCCGCGACGCTGCGCGCGTGCGGAGTCGAAGCCGAGGTCGAGCTGGCCTTCAGCGGTCTGCACCAACTCCTCGGCCCGTTGCTGGACCGCCTCGACGACCTTCCGGAGTCCCAGGCGGACGCGCTGCGCCGAGCGCTCGGCCTGGCCACGGGGGAGACGACCGACCTGCTGGTGTGCGCGGCGGTGTGCGCTCTGCTGCGAGCCGCTGAGCCCCAGGTCGTGGTGATCGACGACGCCCACAACGTCGATCGCGCTTCCATGCGCGCGCTGCTCTTCACCGCTCGGCGTCTCCACGGCAGCCGCACCGCGATGGTGTTCGGCGTGCGCGACCTGGACACCGGCGACCTGCCGGAACTCACGCTCACCGGGCTCGACGACGAGGCGGCCGCGCGGCTCCTGCCCGACCTCGCACCCGCCACCCGCGCCGTTCTCCTTCGCGCCACCGGCGGCAATCCACTGGCGCTCCTCGAACTGAAGCCGGACCGCGCGGTGCTCGATGCGCTCGCCACGGGCACTGTCCCACTCGGTGAAGCTCTCCAGAACGCCTTCACCGACCGCATCGCCGCCCTACCGCAGCCACAACAGGACGCCTTGCTCGTCGCCGCGGCTGAATGCGCGGGCCGACCGGAGACAATCATGGCCGCGTGCGCAGAACTCGGAGTGCGCGTCGACGCGGTCCCCGAGTTCTCCCATCCCCTCATGCGCTCGGCCGTCTACCGAGCCGCCAACGCGGAGCGTCGCCGCGAAGTCCACAGTGCACTATCCACAGTGGAGACAGGAACCACGGCGAGGCTGCACCGCGCGCTCGCGACCACGAAGGCGAACGAACCCCTTGCCGCGGAACTGGAAGCGGACGCGGCCGACTGCACGGCGCGCGGCGGACTCGGTGCGTCGATCTCCGTGCTGACCGAAGCGGCCAGGCTCAGCGAAACCCCGGAAGCGCGGAACAGACGCCTCGCCGCCGCGACGTACGCCGCGTGGAAGTCAGGACATCCCGAGCTGGTCGCACAGGACCGCGTGTCAACGCGGCTGCGCGGGCTGATCGAGCGCTACAGCGGCGATCAGGTGACTGCCTTCGAGTATCTGTCGCGAGCCTCGAAGTCCTTGTGGGACAACGAACCTGAGCAAGCGGCAGACATGGCGTTCCTCGCGGGTGACGCCGCTGTCCACGCCGGCCTGCTGGACGAGGCGATCGCTGTCATGACTGAGGTCGCGGAGCGGGCGACCGACCTCGGATACCGGAACTTCGGTCGCTGGCTCGCAGACTGGAGTGCCACTGCTCCGGAGCCGTGGGAGGTCTTCGACGCCGCGCCGCAGGCGATCCGCCGGTCCGGCGCCCACAGGTGGCTGGTTCCGATGGCGATCAGCATGCGCGGCCCGCATCTGCGCCAGGCGCGCGAGTTCGGCCTCGAAGCAGTCGCCGATCTGCGCGAGCACGGGATGCTGGCGATCCACGCCGTTCCGCTGTACTGGCTGGCGGAGATGGAGTTCCGCCTCGGCCTGTGGGACGAGGGGACCGCACACGCCGCAGAAAGCCTGCGCGCAGCAAAAGACGCTGGTCAGCGACCTGGTGAGGCCAACGCACACGCGCTGCTCGCCCTGTTCGCCGCTGGTCGGGGCGAGGCGGGGGAGTGCAGGCGGCACTCCGCCAAAGCTCTCGAAGCGGCACTACTCGTGCGCGACCGGCTCGCGGCGGCACGGGCGACGTGGGCGCTCGCGCTGCTCGACCAGGCGCTCGGCGAGCACGAAGCGGCAGAGGAGCGCCTGGCCACCCTCGCGCACGATCTCGTAGCGCGCCAAGCACAGCAGCGCTCCGACGAGCATCCCTTCGACCGGGCGCGCACGGCTTTGGAGCGCGGCCAAGAGCTGCGCCGGAACAAGCGGGTGAAGGAAGCGCGCGGCCCGCTGCGGCTGGCCGTCGACCTCTTCGACTCGCTGGGCGCCGCGCCGTGGGCCGAGCGAGCGCGGGCGGAACTGCGTGCCTGCGGGGCGCCGAACGGTCGGTCCGCGGGCGAGCTGACGCCGCAGGAGTGGGAGGTCGCCCGGCTCGCGGCGGCCGGGCTGAGCAACCGGGAGATCGGCGAGCGGCTGTTGCTCAGTCCCCGCACGGTCGGCTACCACCTGCACAAGATCTTCCCGAAACTCGGTGTGGCCAGGCGTTCTCAGCTCCGGGCGGCTCTGGCCGACACCCGCTAG
- a CDS encoding helix-turn-helix transcriptional regulator, translated as MLDAADYRAMFRVLEAVEQLDTAERFAATLVDWLAREFGWRSLVFQLSPTDLSDFRAGRVSLRTVRFTSNARPAVIDEMVERWGDHHPLGPGVGVGLTRRSVVAASELSTDSDEAVRHYFDSFVHPRGVGDMLHAAADAGARGGLGLCVYADNGPRERAVLGKLSKMLVPFLRQHPAPAGPGDGAALTDRETLVARLVAEGHSNQEIALQLGISLGTVKKHLSRALAKTASASRTQLAFRLARRVGPQ; from the coding sequence ATGCTGGATGCGGCCGACTACCGCGCGATGTTCCGGGTTCTGGAGGCGGTCGAGCAGCTCGACACCGCCGAGCGGTTCGCGGCCACGCTGGTGGACTGGTTGGCGCGCGAGTTCGGCTGGCGTTCCCTCGTCTTCCAGCTGTCCCCCACGGATCTCAGCGACTTCCGCGCGGGCAGGGTGAGCCTGCGGACCGTCCGCTTCACCTCCAACGCCCGCCCCGCCGTGATCGACGAGATGGTGGAGCGCTGGGGCGACCACCACCCGCTCGGGCCGGGCGTCGGCGTCGGCCTGACCCGCCGCAGCGTCGTCGCGGCGTCGGAACTGTCCACCGACTCCGACGAGGCCGTGCGGCACTACTTCGACAGCTTCGTCCATCCGCGCGGGGTTGGCGACATGCTGCACGCGGCGGCGGACGCCGGTGCTCGCGGCGGGCTCGGTCTCTGCGTCTACGCCGACAACGGCCCGCGTGAGCGCGCGGTGCTGGGGAAGCTGTCGAAGATGCTGGTGCCCTTCCTGCGCCAGCACCCGGCTCCGGCAGGCCCTGGCGACGGCGCCGCGCTCACCGATCGCGAGACCCTGGTGGCCCGTCTGGTGGCGGAGGGCCACTCGAACCAGGAGATCGCGCTCCAGCTGGGGATCTCACTGGGCACGGTGAAGAAACACCTGTCCAGGGCGCTGGCCAAGACAGCAAGCGCCAGCAGGACCCAGCTCGCCTTCCGCCTTGCCCGGCGCGTGGGACCCCAGTAG
- a CDS encoding alginate lyase family protein, with the protein MSGPARRRLAAALAAVTALIMIPPPAVAAPPVFRHPGVLVSTPQLDFVRGRVNAGAQPWRTAFDRLLASPYASLSRTPKPRAVVECGPYSKPDNGCTDEREDAIAAYTLSLAWYVTQDTKYADKAVAIMDAWSAVIRDHTNSNAPLQTAWSASSWTRAAEIIRHTAPNWPGAGRFATMLRTVYLPEVVNGRANTNGNWELTMMEATLGIAVFTEDRATYDRAVGIFRTRVPAYVYLASDGALPKTPPGSGIDTRAEIIAYWHDQSTFVDGLSQETCRDFTHTGYGLASIANFAETARHQGQDLYAEIRDRLRHAMGLHARYQLGEAVPSWLCGGSVKRGLGPVLEVGHNALANRLGIPMSSTRRLVEQQRPEGTNNLFVAWNTLTHAENPH; encoded by the coding sequence ATGTCCGGTCCGGCGCGAAGAAGGCTGGCCGCCGCGCTCGCCGCGGTGACGGCCCTGATCATGATCCCGCCGCCCGCGGTGGCCGCCCCGCCGGTCTTCCGGCATCCGGGAGTGCTGGTCAGCACACCACAACTGGACTTCGTCCGGGGCAGGGTGAACGCGGGAGCACAGCCCTGGCGTACCGCCTTCGACCGCCTGCTCGCCAGTCCGTACGCGTCGTTGTCCCGCACCCCGAAACCACGCGCGGTCGTGGAGTGCGGGCCCTACTCCAAGCCCGACAACGGTTGTACCGATGAGCGCGAGGACGCGATCGCGGCGTACACGCTCTCCCTCGCCTGGTACGTCACGCAGGACACCAAGTACGCGGACAAGGCCGTCGCGATCATGGACGCGTGGTCGGCGGTGATCCGGGACCACACCAACTCCAACGCGCCGCTGCAGACCGCGTGGTCGGCCTCCTCGTGGACCAGGGCGGCGGAGATCATCCGGCACACCGCCCCGAACTGGCCGGGAGCCGGGCGCTTCGCCACCATGCTGCGCACCGTCTACCTCCCCGAGGTGGTCAACGGGCGCGCGAACACCAATGGCAACTGGGAACTGACGATGATGGAGGCGACCCTCGGGATCGCCGTGTTCACCGAGGACCGGGCCACCTACGACCGCGCGGTGGGCATCTTCCGCACCCGCGTCCCCGCCTACGTCTACCTGGCGAGCGACGGGGCGCTGCCGAAGACGCCGCCCGGCTCCGGTATCGACACCAGGGCGGAGATCATCGCCTACTGGCACGACCAGAGCACGTTCGTCGACGGCCTCAGCCAGGAGACCTGCCGCGACTTCACGCACACCGGGTACGGGCTCGCCTCCATCGCGAACTTCGCCGAGACCGCGCGGCACCAGGGCCAGGACCTCTACGCCGAGATCCGGGACCGGCTGCGGCACGCGATGGGGCTGCACGCCAGGTACCAGCTGGGCGAGGCCGTGCCGTCATGGCTGTGCGGCGGCAGCGTCAAGCGCGGCCTCGGCCCGGTGCTGGAGGTCGGTCACAACGCGCTCGCCAACCGGCTGGGCATCCCGATGAGCAGCACCCGGCGGTTGGTCGAGCAGCAGCGCCCCGAAGGCACCAACAACCTCTTCGTCGCGTGGAACACACTGACCCACGCGGAGAATCCACATTAG
- a CDS encoding beta-ketoacyl-[acyl-carrier-protein] synthase family protein, with translation MTDAVITGLGATTPLGGDVASTWAGLLAGRSGAAALTDEWAEPLKARIAARMAQEPTEKIDRVVARKMDRSTQAALVAAREAWADAGFAAGASGDTVDPDRLAVVVATGIGGINSLLENEEALRTRGPRRVSPRMIQMIMPNSSAAVISLEFGARAGAITPVSACASGAEAVAHALDLIRLGRADVVIAGGTEACVNQLTMAGFGQAQALSTRNDEPETASRPFDKTRDGFVLGEGSAVLVIERAEFAAARGRTPYAKLAGARVTSDAYDMVAPAEEGQVRAMRHALAEAGLSEKDIVHVNAHATSTPTGDGNEARAIHEVFGDAALVCATKSMTGHLLGAAGALEAVATVLSVHHNVVPPTPTLNDPDDDLPVEVTRAEARHMDVPAALSNSFGFGGHNTALVFSSV, from the coding sequence ATGACCGACGCAGTGATCACCGGCCTTGGCGCGACCACCCCGCTCGGCGGAGACGTCGCCTCCACCTGGGCGGGGTTGCTGGCCGGGCGCTCCGGTGCCGCCGCGCTGACCGACGAGTGGGCCGAACCGCTCAAGGCGCGCATCGCGGCCCGGATGGCGCAGGAGCCGACCGAGAAGATCGACCGCGTGGTGGCCCGCAAGATGGACCGCTCCACCCAGGCCGCGCTCGTCGCGGCGCGGGAGGCGTGGGCCGACGCCGGCTTCGCCGCAGGCGCGTCTGGAGACACTGTCGACCCCGACCGGCTCGCGGTCGTGGTGGCCACCGGCATCGGCGGCATCAACAGCCTGCTGGAGAACGAGGAGGCGCTGCGCACCAGGGGTCCGCGCCGGGTCTCCCCGCGCATGATCCAGATGATCATGCCGAACAGCAGCGCCGCCGTGATCAGCCTGGAGTTCGGCGCGCGGGCCGGGGCGATCACGCCGGTCAGCGCCTGCGCGTCCGGGGCCGAGGCGGTGGCGCACGCGCTGGACCTGATCCGGCTGGGCCGGGCCGACGTGGTGATCGCGGGCGGTACCGAGGCGTGCGTGAACCAGCTGACCATGGCCGGGTTCGGCCAGGCGCAGGCGCTGTCCACGCGCAACGACGAGCCGGAGACCGCGTCGCGGCCCTTCGACAAGACCCGTGACGGGTTCGTGCTCGGCGAGGGCTCGGCGGTGCTGGTCATCGAGCGCGCCGAGTTCGCCGCCGCTCGCGGCCGCACGCCCTACGCGAAGCTGGCCGGAGCGCGGGTCACCTCCGACGCCTACGACATGGTCGCGCCCGCGGAAGAGGGTCAGGTCAGGGCGATGCGGCACGCGCTCGCCGAGGCCGGACTGTCCGAAAAGGACATCGTGCACGTGAACGCGCACGCCACCTCGACGCCGACCGGCGACGGCAACGAGGCGCGCGCGATCCACGAGGTCTTCGGCGACGCCGCGCTGGTGTGCGCGACCAAGTCGATGACCGGGCACCTGCTCGGCGCCGCCGGCGCGCTCGAAGCGGTGGCGACCGTGCTTTCGGTGCACCACAACGTGGTTCCGCCGACGCCGACCCTCAACGACCCGGACGACGACCTCCCGGTCGAGGTGACCAGGGCCGAGGCGCGGCACATGGACGTGCCCGCCGCGCTCAGCAACTCCTTCGGCTTCGGCGGGCACAACACGGCGCTGGTGTTCTCGTCCGTCTAA
- a CDS encoding winged helix-turn-helix transcriptional regulator, whose protein sequence is MPRAPKDARTCDGALARAFDFLGKRWNGVIIGTLSHGPAGFAELKRAIAGISDSMLSDRLTELTAAGLLSRDVSPGPPLSVSYRLTASGENLLPVLEKLADWAAGNLPEKKCREAIK, encoded by the coding sequence ATGCCCAGAGCCCCCAAGGACGCGCGGACCTGCGACGGAGCGCTGGCGCGCGCCTTCGACTTCCTGGGCAAGCGGTGGAACGGCGTGATCATCGGCACGCTCTCGCACGGCCCGGCCGGCTTCGCCGAGCTGAAGCGCGCCATCGCCGGGATCAGCGACTCGATGCTGTCCGACCGGCTCACCGAGCTGACCGCGGCGGGGCTGCTGAGCAGGGACGTCAGCCCGGGGCCGCCGCTGTCGGTGAGCTACCGGCTGACCGCGAGCGGCGAGAACCTGCTGCCGGTGCTGGAGAAGCTGGCCGACTGGGCGGCGGGCAACCTGCCGGAGAAGAAGTGCCGCGAGGCCATCAAATAG
- a CDS encoding malonic semialdehyde reductase, protein MTEHLELDKAAQELLFTEARTANSFSPEPVPDETLRAIWELAKWAPTAMNSNPLRVVYLRTEEAKARLVPHMAEANQAKTATAPVVAVLAADAEFHEHMPRLFPIRDGVREYFAGDDAARTHTAEFNSALQAGYFLLAVRAAGLAAGPMGGFDRAGVDAEFFADGRHRSILVVNIGKPGENAWFDRLPRLDYDEVVTLV, encoded by the coding sequence ATGACCGAGCACCTGGAGCTGGACAAGGCGGCGCAGGAACTGCTGTTCACCGAGGCGCGCACCGCCAACTCGTTCAGCCCGGAGCCGGTGCCCGACGAGACGCTGCGCGCGATCTGGGAGCTGGCGAAGTGGGCGCCGACGGCGATGAACAGCAACCCGCTGCGCGTGGTCTACCTGCGCACCGAGGAGGCCAAGGCGCGGCTGGTCCCGCACATGGCCGAGGCGAACCAGGCCAAGACCGCCACCGCGCCCGTGGTCGCTGTGCTCGCCGCGGACGCCGAGTTCCACGAGCACATGCCGCGGCTGTTCCCGATCCGCGACGGAGTGCGCGAGTACTTCGCCGGCGACGACGCCGCGCGCACGCACACCGCCGAGTTCAACTCCGCGCTGCAGGCGGGCTACTTCCTGCTGGCCGTCCGCGCGGCGGGGCTGGCCGCCGGGCCGATGGGCGGCTTCGACCGCGCGGGCGTCGACGCCGAGTTCTTCGCCGACGGCCGCCACCGCTCGATCCTGGTGGTGAACATCGGCAAGCCGGGGGAGAACGCGTGGTTCGACCGCCTGCCGCGGCTCGACTACGACGAGGTCGTCACACTCGTCTGA